The following are encoded in a window of Methanoculleus sp. SDB genomic DNA:
- a CDS encoding NADPH-dependent F420 reductase has protein sequence MKIGIVGGTGEIGEGMAMRLSVHHDVAIGSRDEEKACISSECTVSMLQKRGLCARCCGVCNQEAVDHAEVVILAIPFRHVIPTLTSLTGFEGKIVVSPVNPIAKAAHFYYDPPAEGSAALLIKSLLPESARVVTAFNNIAANRWQAFDEELDYSVAVCGDDEEAKEEVMALVNGVSQLRAFDAGPLAVSSIVESITPLLLNIARYNKMKDVGIRFL, from the coding sequence GTGAAGATAGGCATTGTTGGCGGCACCGGAGAGATCGGTGAGGGCATGGCGATGCGTCTCTCCGTGCACCATGATGTGGCAATCGGTTCGCGTGACGAGGAAAAAGCCTGCATATCCAGCGAGTGCACGGTTTCAATGCTTCAAAAACGCGGCCTGTGCGCAAGGTGCTGCGGCGTGTGCAACCAGGAAGCCGTGGATCATGCGGAGGTGGTTATTCTCGCAATCCCGTTCAGGCACGTGATTCCTACGCTCACGTCGCTCACGGGGTTTGAAGGGAAGATCGTCGTAAGCCCGGTCAATCCGATCGCAAAAGCGGCACATTTTTACTATGACCCTCCTGCCGAGGGATCCGCAGCGCTCCTGATTAAAAGCCTCCTCCCTGAGAGCGCACGTGTCGTGACGGCGTTCAATAACATTGCCGCAAACCGGTGGCAGGCGTTTGATGAAGAGCTTGACTATTCCGTGGCTGTCTGTGGTGATGACGAGGAGGCAAAGGAAGAGGTGATGGCACTGGTGAACGGGGTGTCTCAGCTCCGTGCTTTTGATGCGGGACCGCTGGCGGTCTCTTCAATCGTCGAAAGCATTACTCCGCTGCTTCTGAATATCGCCCGGTACAACAAGATGAAGGATGTCGGCATCCGGTTCCTGTAA
- a CDS encoding Fe-S cluster assembly protein HesB, translating into MSASGSCKCEALIGALSALFGDLAWWPGTPEEVMIGAVLTQQTRWENVTAALDALRRKGICSIAGIHAAPSSVIEEAVRCTGFFRVKTRRLTALAEWITHRYGSVDAMRKRPTEELRAGLLSVNGIGAETADSILCYALDRPVFVIDAYTERICGCVGIPERGAALKRMFEAVLPPDTAVHRRCHAYFVEYAKQFCGKKRCETCILKNAFE; encoded by the coding sequence ATGTCGGCATCCGGTTCCTGTAAATGCGAGGCTCTCATCGGGGCATTATCCGCTCTCTTCGGTGACCTGGCCTGGTGGCCGGGAACACCCGAAGAGGTCATGATCGGTGCGGTGCTCACGCAGCAGACACGCTGGGAAAATGTCACTGCAGCGCTTGATGCGCTCAGGCGGAAGGGAATCTGCAGTATCGCGGGCATCCACGCTGCCCCTTCCTCCGTTATCGAGGAGGCGGTGCGGTGCACGGGTTTTTTCCGGGTCAAGACCCGGCGCCTCACAGCACTTGCGGAATGGATCACGCATCGGTACGGCAGTGTGGACGCAATGAGGAAGCGGCCGACGGAGGAACTCCGGGCGGGTCTTCTCTCCGTCAACGGGATCGGCGCCGAGACGGCCGACAGCATCCTGTGTTATGCACTGGACAGGCCGGTCTTTGTCATCGATGCCTATACGGAGCGCATCTGCGGGTGCGTGGGGATCCCGGAACGAGGGGCCGCACTCAAGCGCATGTTCGAGGCGGTCCTTCCCCCCGACACTGCGGTCCACCGGCGGTGCCATGCATACTTTGTGGAATATGCCAAGCAATTCTGTGGAAAAAAACGGTGTGAAACATGTATACTGAAGAATGCATTCGAATAG
- a CDS encoding fuculose phosphate aldolase — translation MYTEECIRIGRRLTTEGLVSGNFGNMSVRAEGGFYVTGNGAFLDEPGRLVFVPDEGEVPAAASSEYRVHREIYGRTRHGAVVHGHPPHAIALSYAASSLLPEDSEGILFCPEIPVVEGDPGTEELAWRVADGVAHASAVIARGHGTFAAAETLVQAYLLTSVIEHACRIIWLRREYRA, via the coding sequence ATGTATACTGAAGAATGCATTCGAATAGGGCGGCGGCTCACGACCGAAGGACTGGTCTCCGGCAACTTCGGGAACATGAGCGTGCGGGCGGAGGGCGGTTTTTACGTCACCGGCAACGGGGCGTTTCTCGATGAACCCGGACGGCTCGTCTTCGTTCCGGACGAAGGAGAAGTTCCGGCGGCTGCATCGAGCGAGTATCGTGTCCACCGGGAAATCTATGGACGAACCCGGCACGGCGCAGTCGTGCACGGGCATCCTCCCCACGCGATCGCGCTCTCCTATGCCGCGTCCTCTCTCCTACCGGAGGACAGCGAGGGAATCCTCTTCTGCCCGGAAATCCCCGTTGTCGAGGGAGATCCCGGGACAGAGGAGCTTGCATGGCGTGTCGCGGATGGGGTGGCACACGCGTCTGCGGTCATTGCACGCGGCCATGGCACGTTTGCCGCCGCAGAGACACTCGTGCAGGCATACCTGCTCACGTCCGTAATCGAGCATGCATGCCGGATAATCTGGCTCCGACGTGAGTACAGGGCCTGA
- a CDS encoding glycosyl transferase: MDITRDEVCIFIPTLNEAPTIGSLIRSFKKKGYSHIFVMDGGSSDETVRIAEAEGARVAIQQGKGKGAAIIEAFDLIDLPYILMLDGDGTYDPEDADEMLRPLQNGADHVIGNRLAHPEKGALTALNHFGNELINYLFKVSHGQYLYDILSGYRAFSKKAISEMQLSERGFEIETEIAVEAVRNQQKIDIVPVRYGKRPGTETKLHPIKDGFKIARTMYRLAKINNPLFYFGLIGILILIGGGLTGVYVVFEWINGIERIPMTILTLLLITVGFNIFMFGVIADMLLTFHREVMRELHRNR; the protein is encoded by the coding sequence ATGGACATCACCAGAGATGAAGTCTGCATCTTCATCCCGACGCTGAATGAAGCGCCGACAATCGGCTCCCTCATCCGTTCTTTTAAGAAAAAGGGATATTCACATATTTTTGTCATGGACGGAGGCAGTTCCGATGAGACAGTCCGGATTGCAGAGGCCGAAGGTGCCCGCGTCGCGATCCAGCAGGGAAAAGGAAAGGGCGCGGCCATCATCGAGGCCTTCGATCTGATCGATTTGCCCTACATCCTGATGCTCGACGGGGACGGAACATACGATCCCGAGGATGCGGATGAGATGCTGAGGCCCCTGCAAAACGGCGCCGACCATGTTATCGGCAACCGCCTCGCTCATCCCGAAAAAGGCGCGCTCACCGCACTGAACCATTTCGGCAATGAACTGATCAACTACCTCTTCAAGGTCTCCCACGGCCAGTACCTTTATGATATTCTTTCCGGGTACCGGGCTTTTTCAAAGAAAGCCATCTCGGAAATGCAGCTCTCGGAGCGTGGCTTTGAGATAGAGACCGAGATTGCCGTCGAAGCCGTCAGAAACCAGCAGAAGATCGACATTGTTCCGGTGCGATACGGCAAACGGCCGGGCACGGAGACAAAACTCCATCCCATCAAGGACGGGTTCAAGATCGCACGGACCATGTACCGGCTCGCAAAGATCAACAATCCTCTCTTCTATTTCGGGCTGATCGGGATCCTTATCCTCATCGGCGGCGGGCTGACCGGTGTCTACGTGGTCTTCGAATGGATCAACGGAATAGAGCGCATCCCGATGACGATCCTCACTCTTCTCCTCATCACGGTGGGATTCAATATCTTTATGTTCGGCGTGATCGCCGATATGCTGCTCACCTTCCACCGGGAGGTCATGCGGGAGCTGCACCGGAACCGGTAG
- a CDS encoding AsnC family transcriptional regulator yields the protein MADIEDQAFRVIHSRSGGVLQSELWKILDIDSRKCSRVVKKLLDEELIERIEYKKDGINTYLLRARKRAVNPSLLLAGGDLIPCIACDHDCVMEECPQLTDWLYQLAIEEIKE from the coding sequence ATGGCTGATATCGAGGACCAGGCGTTTCGGGTTATTCATTCCCGTTCCGGGGGAGTGCTCCAGAGCGAACTCTGGAAAATACTGGATATCGACAGCAGAAAATGCTCCCGCGTCGTGAAAAAGCTGCTTGATGAAGAGCTGATAGAGCGTATCGAGTATAAGAAGGACGGGATTAATACCTACCTCCTCCGTGCACGGAAGCGGGCGGTCAATCCGTCCCTCCTCCTTGCAGGGGGGGATCTCATTCCCTGTATTGCCTGTGACCACGATTGCGTGATGGAAGAGTGCCCCCAGCTCACCGACTGGTTGTACCAGCTCGCAATCGAAGAGATAAAGGAATAG
- a CDS encoding ribonucleoprotein, whose protein sequence is MVNSIVLPIKKVFALVDSKIVVEIKDEERTLQGRLVAVDEHLNIHMDQTIEYIHEQRGRTLGTVVIRGSNILTIAPVI, encoded by the coding sequence ATGGTTAATAGCATTGTATTGCCCATAAAGAAGGTTTTTGCACTTGTTGATTCAAAAATAGTCGTCGAAATAAAGGATGAAGAACGCACACTGCAGGGAAGGCTCGTTGCCGTCGACGAACACCTTAACATTCACATGGATCAGACGATCGAGTATATCCATGAACAGCGGGGACGGACTCTCGGCACCGTCGTAATCCGGGGAAGCAATATACTGACCATCGCTCCGGTAATCTGA
- a CDS encoding fructose 1,6-bisphosphatase, producing the protein MITLREYLDKTGAGEQLKDLIVLIARQAVPIRDAFLQNQSYATSINASGEQQAALDAWSDRHITKVLEASGLVAELASEEQPDIIRFPGARAEYAVVMDPLDGSSLIQVNLAVGTIVGIFEGGGVLQKGENLRAAMYMLYGPMTVLTLTVGEGVYIFALNGENEYILLSGLVEMPEGNLYGSGGLKTEWTDAHAFCIDRIEQEGAKLRYSGSFVADFHQILKYGGVYCYPALKEKENGKLRLLFEAIPIGFIAAQAGGAISTGNTNLLAIQPSSVHQRTPLYVGSKGLIRRMEEFLAG; encoded by the coding sequence ATGATCACACTTCGGGAGTATCTTGACAAAACCGGAGCCGGGGAGCAGTTAAAGGACCTGATCGTCCTCATCGCCCGCCAGGCGGTGCCGATTCGAGATGCATTTCTGCAAAACCAGTCGTATGCAACGTCGATCAATGCTTCAGGGGAACAGCAGGCCGCCCTTGATGCCTGGTCGGACCGCCATATCACGAAGGTGCTCGAAGCCTCGGGCCTCGTGGCGGAGCTCGCCTCGGAGGAACAGCCCGATATCATACGGTTTCCCGGGGCCCGGGCGGAGTATGCGGTTGTCATGGACCCGCTCGACGGTTCGTCCCTTATACAGGTGAATCTCGCGGTGGGGACGATTGTCGGCATTTTCGAGGGCGGCGGTGTGCTGCAGAAGGGAGAGAATCTCAGAGCGGCCATGTACATGCTCTACGGGCCGATGACCGTGCTGACCCTCACCGTCGGAGAAGGCGTCTATATCTTCGCCCTGAACGGGGAGAACGAGTATATCCTGCTCTCGGGGCTCGTAGAGATGCCGGAAGGCAACCTGTACGGGAGCGGGGGCCTGAAGACGGAGTGGACCGACGCCCATGCGTTCTGTATCGACAGGATCGAACAGGAAGGCGCCAAACTGCGGTATTCCGGGTCTTTTGTTGCCGATTTTCACCAGATCCTGAAATATGGGGGTGTTTACTGTTACCCCGCCCTGAAAGAGAAGGAGAACGGAAAACTGCGCCTGCTCTTCGAAGCCATTCCCATCGGATTCATTGCCGCACAGGCAGGAGGGGCCATCAGTACCGGGAACACAAATCTCCTCGCCATACAGCCCTCCTCCGTCCACCAGCGGACGCCCCTGTATGTCGGCAGCAAAGGGCTTATCCGGAGAATGGAGGAATTCCTTGCAGGGTGA
- a CDS encoding AAA family ATPase — MTHSQDFEVTVKEAAHEDAGRGIARLSIDLMKAMGLVSGDVIGIQGRKKAAALVRPGFAQDTGRNILRIDGTVRSNAQTGIDEKVRISRVEVGYAEKVVVQPTQPIRLMGGEEYLSRLLQGRLIAEGQSIRVNLLGNPITFVIAKVKPKGIAIVSQNTWVEFKETPYEPEEGEKPVSDVHYEDIGGLGRELDMVREMIELPLRHPELFERLGIEPPKGVLLYGPPGTGKTLIAKAVANEVDAHFITLSGPEIMSKYYGESEGKLREVFDEAQEHAPTIIFIDEIDSIAPKREDTKGEVERRVVAQLLSLMDGLKGRGEVIVIAATNIPDALDPALRRGGRFDREIEIGIPDKKGRLEIFQVHTRGVPLDLEREGEEAGAGQDEEVRRKGFLEPFAERTHGFVGADIALLVKEAAMHALRKHLEGINMDEEIPIEVLEKIRVTRDDFEEALRHVEPSAMREVLVEIPDVTWDDVGGLEEVKTELVEAVEWPLLYPEIFETLETRPPSGILLFGPPGTGKTLLAKAVANKSECNFISVKGPELLSKWVGESEKGVRDIFRKARQAAPSIIFFDEIDALLPKRGTFMGSSHVTESVVSQILTEMDGLEELANVIVLGATNRPDMLDDALMRPGRLDRIIYVPPPDAESRKKIFDVYLRNAAAILTGDISIDELVERTEGYVGADIEALVREAKLGAMRDFVSTMGGKSEDERRNALPNIRVTRKHIEDALLRVKGTLDRDALEEHEQKAWEIIYGQDQRAILEKAVETLRRAEFGDEGEEHKAQADELRKLTYARHKDFPGIKKLTEELLPKLAH; from the coding sequence ATGACACATTCACAGGATTTTGAAGTTACCGTCAAGGAAGCAGCCCATGAGGATGCGGGGCGCGGCATCGCCCGCCTTTCCATCGACCTGATGAAGGCGATGGGCCTCGTGAGCGGAGACGTTATCGGGATACAGGGCCGGAAGAAGGCCGCAGCGCTGGTAAGGCCAGGTTTTGCACAGGATACGGGGAGAAACATCCTCCGGATTGACGGCACGGTGCGAAGCAATGCCCAGACCGGTATCGACGAGAAGGTCAGGATCAGCAGGGTAGAGGTCGGCTATGCCGAAAAGGTTGTGGTTCAGCCGACCCAGCCAATCCGGCTGATGGGCGGCGAGGAGTATCTCAGCAGGCTGCTTCAGGGCAGGCTCATTGCCGAAGGGCAGAGCATCAGGGTCAACCTCCTCGGAAATCCCATTACGTTCGTCATTGCAAAGGTCAAGCCGAAAGGCATCGCGATCGTCAGCCAGAATACCTGGGTGGAGTTCAAGGAAACGCCGTACGAGCCCGAAGAAGGGGAAAAACCCGTCTCCGATGTGCACTACGAGGATATCGGCGGGCTCGGGCGCGAACTTGACATGGTTCGCGAAATGATCGAACTACCGCTCCGGCATCCCGAGCTCTTCGAGCGCCTCGGCATCGAACCGCCCAAGGGCGTGCTGCTCTACGGGCCGCCGGGAACGGGCAAAACCCTGATTGCCAAGGCCGTTGCAAACGAAGTCGACGCCCACTTCATCACGCTCTCGGGCCCCGAGATCATGAGCAAGTACTACGGGGAGAGCGAGGGAAAACTCCGGGAAGTGTTCGACGAGGCGCAGGAGCATGCACCGACGATCATCTTCATCGACGAAATCGACTCGATCGCGCCGAAACGTGAAGACACCAAGGGCGAGGTGGAGCGAAGGGTCGTTGCGCAGCTGCTCTCCCTCATGGACGGGTTGAAAGGGCGCGGCGAAGTGATCGTCATCGCGGCAACGAACATCCCCGACGCACTCGACCCGGCGCTGCGCCGGGGCGGGCGCTTCGACAGGGAGATCGAGATCGGTATCCCCGATAAAAAAGGGAGGCTCGAGATCTTTCAGGTTCACACCCGCGGCGTCCCGCTTGACCTTGAACGGGAAGGTGAAGAGGCAGGCGCCGGACAGGATGAGGAAGTCCGGCGAAAGGGATTCCTCGAACCCTTCGCCGAACGCACGCACGGGTTTGTCGGTGCCGACATCGCACTCCTCGTCAAGGAAGCGGCCATGCACGCTCTCAGGAAACACCTCGAGGGAATCAATATGGACGAGGAGATCCCGATCGAAGTTCTTGAAAAGATCCGGGTCACCCGTGACGATTTCGAGGAGGCGCTCAGGCACGTCGAACCGAGCGCGATGCGGGAAGTGCTCGTGGAAATTCCCGACGTCACCTGGGACGACGTGGGCGGCCTCGAAGAGGTCAAGACGGAGCTCGTGGAGGCAGTGGAATGGCCGCTTCTCTACCCCGAAATTTTTGAAACGCTCGAAACACGGCCGCCGAGCGGGATCCTCCTCTTCGGGCCGCCCGGCACCGGCAAGACGCTCCTTGCGAAGGCCGTCGCGAATAAGAGCGAATGCAACTTCATCTCCGTGAAAGGGCCCGAACTGCTCTCCAAGTGGGTGGGAGAATCCGAAAAGGGCGTGCGGGACATCTTCAGGAAAGCACGGCAGGCGGCGCCATCGATCATCTTCTTCGACGAAATCGACGCGCTCCTTCCGAAACGCGGCACCTTCATGGGCTCGTCGCATGTCACCGAAAGCGTGGTGTCCCAGATCCTCACCGAGATGGACGGCCTCGAAGAGCTCGCGAACGTCATCGTGCTCGGGGCGACAAACCGGCCCGACATGCTTGACGACGCACTGATGCGCCCGGGGCGGCTTGACCGCATTATCTATGTCCCGCCCCCCGATGCAGAGAGCAGGAAGAAGATCTTCGACGTCTACCTCAGGAACGCGGCAGCAATCCTCACCGGGGACATCAGTATCGACGAGCTCGTGGAACGGACCGAAGGCTATGTCGGGGCCGATATCGAGGCGCTTGTGCGCGAGGCGAAACTCGGAGCGATGCGCGATTTCGTCTCCACAATGGGAGGGAAAAGCGAAGACGAGCGAAGGAACGCGTTGCCGAACATCCGGGTCACCCGGAAGCACATCGAGGACGCCCTCCTCCGCGTGAAAGGAACCCTCGACCGGGACGCCCTCGAGGAGCACGAGCAGAAGGCGTGGGAGATCATCTACGGGCAGGACCAGCGTGCCATCCTCGAAAAAGCCGTGGAAACGCTCAGGCGGGCAGAATTCGGTGATGAAGGAGAAGAACACAAGGCACAGGCAGACGAACTCCGGAAACTGACCTATGCCCGGCACAAGGATTTTCCGGGAATTAAGAAGCTCACGGAGGAGCTTCTTCCAAAACTTGCGCACTAA
- a CDS encoding 5-formyltetrahydrofolate cyclo-ligase, whose translation MTDDRTSSPSPFGGIPEKERLRIRLKEKRAQLPAADAMRCSMRITEHLLALLNGHRTVMVYVSKEGEADTHVLIDRLLERRIAVVVPVIERETTSLRLSYLKNRAHLRVSTFNVPEPIGNEIAARPGDIDAAVIPLVGFDSRGNRLGYGAGYYDRFLSSHPDVLRIGIGFACQKADRIPCEIFDIRMDYIITEEGIIRCSGTASRES comes from the coding sequence ATGACTGATGACCGGACTTCATCGCCCTCGCCTTTCGGGGGCATTCCCGAGAAAGAAAGACTCAGAATCCGGCTGAAAGAGAAGCGGGCGCAGCTGCCTGCCGCCGATGCCATGCGGTGCAGCATGCGTATCACGGAGCACCTTCTGGCGCTCTTAAACGGCCACCGGACGGTAATGGTCTATGTATCAAAGGAGGGCGAAGCGGACACTCATGTGCTCATCGACCGGCTCCTCGAACGGCGAATCGCCGTTGTCGTCCCTGTTATCGAGCGTGAAACGACCAGTCTCCGCCTCTCGTACCTGAAAAACCGGGCACATCTGAGGGTGAGCACCTTCAATGTCCCCGAACCCATTGGAAACGAAATTGCGGCCCGGCCCGGGGACATCGATGCCGCTGTCATCCCGCTCGTCGGATTTGACAGCCGGGGCAACCGTCTCGGGTACGGTGCGGGATACTACGACCGTTTTTTATCTTCCCACCCGGACGTTCTCAGGATCGGTATCGGATTTGCCTGCCAGAAGGCGGACCGCATCCCCTGCGAGATCTTCGATATCAGGATGGATTATATCATCACCGAGGAAGGGATCATCCGCTGTTCGGGCACGGCTTCCCGGGAATCATAA
- a CDS encoding thiamine biosynthesis protein ThiC (catalyzes the formation of 4-amino-2-methyl-5-phosphomethylpyrimidine from 5-amino-1-(5-phospho-D-ribosyl)imidazole and S-adenosyl-L-methionine in thiamine biosynthesis): protein MTLIEDARKGIITEEMKLVAQAEGVTEDFVRRGVMNGHIAIPVSPYRDVRICGIGSGLRTKVNASIGTSTDIIDIDQEIEKARMAELAGADTLMELSTGGDFQDIRRRVIANTTLSVGSVPLYQAFIEAAQKKGGVVFMEPDDLFRITDEQAKLGTNFMAIHTGINLETMKRLKNQGRHGGLVSRGGAFMTAWMLHNEQENPLYSEYEYLLEIMKENDVTLSFGNGMRAGACHDATDRAGLQELIINAELADRALENGVTTIIEGPGHIPVDEIEANVKVQKRVTNNKPFYMLGPLVTDIAPGYDDRVAAIGAALSSGYGADFICYVTPAEHLALPTPEEVFEGVISSRIAAHVGDMIKLGKRDDDLEMGHARRDLDWERQFAVAINPARARQIRDERSPADTDACTMCGDYCALKMVNRHFTF, encoded by the coding sequence ATGACACTCATCGAGGATGCCAGAAAGGGTATCATCACCGAAGAGATGAAACTAGTGGCGCAGGCGGAGGGCGTGACCGAAGACTTTGTTCGCCGGGGTGTAATGAACGGGCATATCGCCATCCCCGTCTCACCCTACCGTGATGTGCGGATCTGCGGTATAGGATCAGGGCTTCGCACCAAGGTAAATGCCTCGATCGGTACGTCGACCGATATCATCGATATCGATCAGGAGATCGAAAAGGCGAGAATGGCGGAACTCGCGGGCGCCGACACGCTCATGGAACTCTCGACAGGCGGAGATTTTCAGGATATCCGCCGGAGGGTTATTGCGAATACGACGCTCTCCGTCGGCAGCGTCCCCCTCTACCAGGCATTTATCGAAGCCGCCCAGAAAAAAGGCGGTGTTGTCTTCATGGAGCCGGACGACCTCTTCCGGATCACGGACGAGCAGGCAAAACTCGGCACGAATTTCATGGCAATTCACACGGGTATCAACCTGGAAACCATGAAGCGGCTCAAAAATCAGGGACGGCACGGAGGCCTCGTTTCACGGGGCGGAGCGTTCATGACCGCATGGATGCTCCACAACGAACAGGAAAATCCCCTTTATTCAGAGTATGAATACCTCCTCGAGATCATGAAGGAAAACGATGTAACCCTCTCCTTCGGAAACGGCATGCGGGCAGGAGCCTGCCATGACGCGACCGACCGTGCCGGGCTGCAGGAACTGATCATCAATGCGGAACTCGCCGACCGTGCGCTCGAAAACGGGGTCACCACGATCATCGAGGGGCCCGGACATATCCCGGTCGATGAGATTGAGGCAAATGTGAAGGTCCAGAAACGCGTCACGAACAACAAGCCGTTCTATATGCTGGGGCCCCTTGTGACGGACATCGCCCCCGGCTACGATGACCGGGTGGCAGCAATCGGTGCGGCACTCTCCTCGGGGTACGGGGCCGACTTCATCTGCTACGTGACTCCCGCCGAGCACCTCGCTCTTCCCACGCCCGAGGAGGTCTTCGAGGGTGTCATCAGCTCCCGGATAGCCGCACATGTCGGTGACATGATAAAACTCGGCAAGCGGGATGATGATCTTGAAATGGGACATGCACGCAGGGATCTCGACTGGGAGCGGCAGTTCGCGGTCGCAATAAATCCTGCACGGGCGCGGCAGATCCGCGACGAGCGGTCCCCCGCCGACACGGATGCATGCACCATGTGCGGCGACTACTGCGCCCTTAAAATGGTCAACCGCCACTTCACCTTTTAG
- a CDS encoding anaerobic ribonucleoside-triphosphate reductase activating protein, translating into MKVNFGGFVPLSTVDWRGRAVCTVFLRGCSVRCHYCHNAAIQTGEDRREIEDVIALIRSTRMVVSGVVFSGGEPTMQKEALVALAEESRAMGLLVGLHTNGVYPGTLQALLSRRLVDRISLDIKARWEHYPNLLKVKPEITDRVRESLALCRDAHRDGLLPEFEVVTTLFRGKEDDLPFIARAAEGVDFVIQQGVEGSIPPLTFDEIRQAADRLNRRVKIRTREDGEVVYDKNRIIIAESIILSDITQARRKA; encoded by the coding sequence TTGAAGGTGAATTTCGGGGGCTTTGTTCCGCTCAGTACGGTTGACTGGCGGGGGCGGGCGGTTTGTACGGTCTTTCTCCGCGGATGTTCGGTACGGTGCCATTACTGCCATAATGCGGCAATCCAGACCGGCGAAGACCGGAGGGAGATCGAGGATGTCATCGCGCTGATACGCTCAACCCGTATGGTCGTGAGCGGTGTCGTCTTCTCCGGCGGCGAACCCACCATGCAGAAAGAGGCACTTGTCGCACTTGCGGAAGAGTCCCGTGCCATGGGACTTCTCGTGGGGCTGCACACAAACGGCGTGTATCCCGGAACCCTTCAGGCGCTGCTCTCCCGGAGACTTGTGGATCGTATCTCCCTCGACATCAAAGCGCGGTGGGAGCATTATCCGAATCTCCTGAAAGTGAAGCCTGAAATCACCGATCGGGTCAGGGAATCGCTTGCTCTCTGCAGAGATGCGCACCGGGACGGGCTCCTCCCCGAATTTGAGGTGGTTACCACCCTGTTCCGGGGAAAAGAGGACGATCTTCCCTTTATTGCGAGAGCGGCGGAGGGCGTTGATTTCGTGATCCAGCAGGGTGTCGAGGGGAGCATCCCGCCGCTCACGTTTGACGAAATCCGGCAGGCTGCAGATCGTCTGAACCGGCGTGTGAAGATACGGACGCGGGAGGACGGCGAGGTTGTGTATGACAAGAACAGGATCATCATCGCCGAATCCATCATTCTGTCGGATATCACGCAGGCACGGAGAAAAGCATGA
- a CDS encoding xylose isomerase, whose product MTLEAYFSSSSSVWDSIDWVFGIEDCGYAGWEISADGNYRLDRPDNMARIRDVLESTGLGVTVHAPYADLNLASLNYPIYRESIRQICQCVTHAADLTDRVTIHPGYLSPAGKLVPETVWRYQKEALAEIGACAADTGVLVCLENMIAVREFLCREPGELFGMTEGLEGIGVTLDIGHANTVGAVDAFLQSLSRVDHMHLHDNHGIHDEHLPLGDGTIDWPDVGRRVKDEYSGICVVEGRNLAEGERSLAAFRRWFV is encoded by the coding sequence ATGACACTGGAAGCATATTTCTCGTCCTCGTCCTCGGTCTGGGATTCGATTGACTGGGTGTTCGGTATCGAGGACTGCGGGTATGCGGGGTGGGAGATATCGGCCGACGGAAATTACCGTCTCGACCGGCCCGACAATATGGCACGGATACGCGATGTGCTTGAATCGACAGGACTTGGCGTGACCGTTCACGCACCCTATGCCGACCTGAACCTGGCCTCTCTGAATTACCCGATCTACCGGGAGTCGATTCGCCAGATATGCCAGTGCGTCACTCATGCCGCCGACCTGACAGACCGCGTGACCATCCATCCCGGGTACCTGTCGCCCGCCGGAAAACTGGTTCCCGAAACGGTATGGCGCTACCAGAAGGAAGCACTTGCAGAAATAGGAGCATGTGCAGCGGATACGGGTGTTCTGGTCTGCCTCGAAAACATGATAGCAGTCAGGGAGTTTCTCTGCCGCGAACCCGGGGAGCTCTTCGGCATGACAGAAGGCCTCGAAGGAATCGGGGTGACCCTCGACATCGGGCATGCGAATACCGTCGGGGCCGTGGACGCGTTTCTGCAGTCTCTCTCCCGTGTCGATCACATGCACCTTCACGACAATCACGGCATACATGACGAACACCTCCCCCTCGGAGACGGCACCATCGACTGGCCGGATGTCGGCAGGCGCGTGAAAGATGAGTACAGCGGGATTTGTGTTGTCGAAGGACGAAACCTGGCGGAAGGCGAACGCAGCCTTGCAGCGTTTCGGAGGTGGTTTGTATAG